From the genome of Bifidobacterium asteroides, one region includes:
- the cas3 gene encoding CRISPR-associated helicase Cas3' yields the protein MLLIRRNRWAENEGTMSGAIPADLDLDTKTISLWGKTNLLNEDDWLPVFAHLSDSSAVARHLWRDWVPIGTQEIIVRDVGDSELARKVCMFITGVHDIGKATPVFQSKPLTHAPGMQGLSLQWKPRQAGLRFPDVPLTDTSYPTHPIAGQRILESYLTQVRHWSRPVAESYACVVGGHHGQPPTRQALCKSDVDVRLGTAQGYEDWVEIQRELIEFVVKECGLNDDDFSQLSEVRLNIYAESVLEGLVIMADWIASNSDDALFPLVPLNPPSYDEETWDRMNSIRTRAGLKTRQERGWHNLGLPPKWQPDHEHISIGERFATRFDLPTGANPRPVQVQAVHLAETIQDPGIMVIEAPMGEGKTEAALACAEILAERTGRGGVCVALPTMATTDAMFSRCKSWIDRLPQPQGRSEKSTSLRHGKAALNREFMSMMASARSSATSSVFDEDAPQGFGAKKGAYPEAVANDWLRGRKKGVLANFLICTIDQVLMAALQMKHVSLRQLALANKVVIIDECHAYDTYMREYLKRTLEWLGGFHNPVILLSATLPASLRRELVDAYVKGYASVLGRSGSQTEQSPEVAPRCFASMEAFADRYSKLHIDTTSAPLQPGDKQPSNEEKDSDDLHAYPLITYTSRTTCRTSSVQPSGRAVDIDCHVIDDDLEQLSDLLQDRLAGGGCAAVICDTVDRAQQTAAALTDVFGPDQIRLTHSRFIDRDRMDNEQELRERLGPDATLANGGRPHRLIVVGTQVLEQSLDIDFDLMVTDIAPVDLLLQRMGRLHRHRRGQGENDRPAGLRKAFCYLRGIASWNTDGPVFPDYVDSVYPPASLLEALAVLCLQGDGAHRLLQLPDDIASLVRTAYDSDAVVQLIPKAWQERYRLDAHKRAEKDAEEIDKAQVYLMKDSARLLRQSSTLVDLFTSTVDARSEAKARQAVRDTHDSVEVMLLRRCGDEYALLPWIGGDTVPCGAPVPVKTVPENRLAQVVLRCAINLPDRICHDIDALVNELEIRADDCVDAWHQSPWLDGCLPLVLDEEKSESNRPRFVATVHGFCIGYTREDGLTCVKADKDERADCAASR from the coding sequence ATGTTACTCATTAGACGAAACCGTTGGGCTGAGAACGAGGGGACAATGAGTGGAGCGATACCAGCAGACTTGGATCTTGACACTAAAACCATATCCCTGTGGGGCAAGACAAATCTGCTCAATGAGGATGACTGGCTGCCGGTCTTCGCGCATCTAAGTGATTCTTCCGCAGTGGCTAGGCACCTTTGGCGTGACTGGGTGCCCATAGGCACCCAAGAGATAATCGTCCGTGATGTTGGCGATTCAGAGTTGGCTCGCAAAGTCTGCATGTTCATTACTGGTGTCCATGACATCGGTAAAGCTACCCCGGTTTTCCAAAGCAAGCCGCTGACGCATGCGCCGGGCATGCAGGGCCTCTCCTTGCAGTGGAAGCCCAGACAGGCTGGTCTGCGATTTCCTGATGTTCCACTTACGGATACGAGTTATCCTACCCATCCCATAGCGGGCCAGCGGATTCTGGAGTCTTATCTGACACAGGTGCGGCATTGGAGCAGGCCAGTGGCCGAATCCTATGCCTGCGTCGTCGGTGGACATCATGGTCAGCCTCCTACGCGCCAGGCTCTGTGCAAGTCCGATGTTGATGTGCGGCTGGGAACGGCGCAGGGCTATGAGGACTGGGTCGAAATCCAGCGCGAACTGATCGAATTCGTCGTCAAGGAGTGCGGACTTAATGATGATGACTTCTCTCAGCTAAGTGAAGTGCGGCTGAACATATACGCGGAATCGGTGTTGGAAGGGCTTGTCATTATGGCTGACTGGATCGCCAGCAACAGCGATGATGCCCTGTTCCCCTTGGTGCCGCTCAACCCTCCGAGCTACGACGAAGAGACCTGGGATCGAATGAATTCGATACGTACTCGGGCAGGTCTCAAGACCCGCCAGGAGCGCGGATGGCATAACCTCGGCCTGCCTCCAAAGTGGCAGCCGGACCACGAGCATATCAGCATAGGGGAGCGCTTCGCCACTAGGTTCGATCTGCCGACGGGTGCCAATCCGAGACCGGTTCAGGTGCAGGCCGTACATTTGGCAGAAACGATCCAAGACCCTGGCATTATGGTCATCGAGGCGCCGATGGGCGAGGGCAAGACCGAAGCAGCCCTAGCCTGTGCGGAAATTCTGGCGGAACGTACAGGCAGGGGGGGTGTCTGTGTAGCTTTACCAACAATGGCCACCACCGATGCCATGTTCTCGCGCTGCAAGAGCTGGATCGATAGATTGCCTCAGCCTCAGGGACGCTCAGAGAAATCCACCTCTCTCAGACATGGCAAAGCTGCTCTCAACAGGGAGTTCATGTCAATGATGGCTTCAGCCAGAAGTTCGGCCACATCATCAGTCTTCGACGAAGATGCCCCGCAGGGATTTGGAGCCAAAAAGGGAGCCTATCCAGAAGCCGTGGCCAACGACTGGCTGAGAGGCAGAAAGAAAGGAGTGTTGGCTAACTTCCTGATCTGCACTATCGATCAGGTGCTCATGGCCGCTTTGCAGATGAAACACGTCAGTCTGCGGCAATTGGCTCTAGCCAACAAAGTTGTCATCATCGATGAATGCCATGCTTATGACACCTACATGCGTGAATATCTCAAGCGGACCTTGGAATGGCTGGGAGGATTCCACAACCCAGTCATTCTTCTGTCGGCAACCCTGCCTGCATCGTTGCGACGTGAGCTGGTGGACGCCTATGTTAAAGGGTATGCCTCGGTGCTCGGCCGATCAGGCAGCCAGACGGAGCAGTCCCCTGAAGTTGCACCGCGTTGTTTTGCAAGCATGGAGGCATTTGCTGATCGTTACTCCAAGCTGCACATTGATACGACTTCTGCCCCTTTACAGCCAGGTGACAAGCAGCCCTCTAATGAGGAGAAGGACTCTGACGACCTGCATGCTTATCCGCTGATTACTTACACGTCTAGAACGACCTGCCGGACTAGCTCGGTGCAGCCCTCGGGTCGTGCGGTGGACATCGATTGTCATGTCATCGACGACGATCTTGAGCAACTGTCAGACTTGTTGCAAGATCGTCTGGCTGGAGGTGGCTGCGCCGCTGTGATCTGCGACACCGTAGACCGTGCCCAGCAAACTGCTGCAGCTTTGACCGATGTATTTGGCCCGGATCAGATCAGACTGACGCATTCTCGCTTCATCGACCGGGACCGTATGGACAACGAACAAGAACTCCGAGAACGCCTTGGTCCGGATGCAACCCTTGCCAATGGAGGACGTCCTCACCGGCTGATTGTTGTGGGCACGCAGGTTCTGGAGCAGTCCCTGGATATCGACTTCGACCTTATGGTCACCGATATAGCACCAGTCGATCTTCTGTTACAGCGCATGGGTCGTCTGCATCGCCATCGCCGTGGACAAGGCGAGAACGACCGTCCAGCTGGTCTGCGGAAAGCCTTCTGCTATCTGCGGGGCATAGCCTCCTGGAACACAGATGGTCCGGTATTTCCTGACTATGTAGACAGCGTCTATCCGCCGGCATCCCTGCTTGAAGCCCTTGCTGTGCTTTGCCTGCAAGGAGACGGCGCCCACCGCTTGCTGCAGCTTCCTGATGACATCGCTTCGCTGGTCCGCACGGCTTATGACTCTGATGCAGTTGTACAGCTGATACCTAAAGCCTGGCAAGAACGGTATCGGCTGGATGCACACAAACGTGCCGAAAAGGATGCAGAAGAGATTGACAAGGCCCAAGTCTATTTGATGAAAGATTCGGCCCGTCTGCTGCGCCAGTCAAGCACATTGGTGGACCTATTTACCAGCACTGTGGACGCCAGGTCGGAAGCCAAAGCCAGGCAGGCCGTCAGAGATACTCATGATTCGGTAGAGGTGATGCTTCTACGCCGGTGTGGTGATGAGTATGCGCTTCTGCCCTGGATCGGAGGCGACACAGTACCTTGCGGGGCTCCTGTGCCTGTCAAAACTGTACCTGAGAACCGGTTGGCACAAGTGGTGTTGCGTTGCGCGATAAATCTGCCGGATCGGATCTGTCATGACATTGATGCTCTGGTTAATGAACTGGAGATCCGAGCAGACGACTGTGTCGATGCCTGGCATCAATCTCCTTGGTTGGATGGCTGTTTGCCTTTGGTCTTGGATGAGGAGAAATCCGAGTCGAATCGCCCGAGATTCGTTGCCACTGTACATGGTTTTTGTATTGGATACACCCGTGAGGACGGGTTGACCTGCGTGAAGGCAGATAAGGATGAACGCGCTGACTGTGCAGCATCTCGCTAG